One window of the Marinilactibacillus sp. Marseille-P9653 genome contains the following:
- a CDS encoding lipoate--protein ligase family protein codes for MTPLTELSIPDEKPYLLFDSESSPFERTPASPFALTDAFIDYAVRLEQPVLHFWSTKPLVILGMMDTKLPYLDTALTVLKEAKYDFVVRNSGGLAVVSDPGILNISLIFPEGDERLTITEGYQRMHHLIEQTFKSYGKSIDAIEIPDSYCPGDYDLSIDGKKIAGISQRRIKGGIAIMIYISVTGDQNARGNLIRTFYEKGLSGTKTKWTFPNVRPSSMTTLEEVFGIPFSLVQVKQSITMTIQKLTTQLSLGQYDKDLEKNYLEGMEKMKKRNEKVL; via the coding sequence ATGACTCCATTAACTGAACTTTCTATTCCGGATGAAAAACCATATCTCTTATTTGATTCAGAATCTTCTCCTTTTGAACGAACTCCTGCATCTCCTTTTGCGCTGACAGATGCGTTTATTGATTACGCTGTGCGGTTAGAACAACCCGTACTACACTTCTGGTCGACAAAGCCGCTTGTTATCTTAGGGATGATGGATACAAAATTACCCTACTTAGATACGGCACTGACTGTTTTGAAAGAAGCTAAATACGACTTTGTGGTTAGAAATTCTGGCGGTCTAGCTGTAGTCAGCGATCCTGGCATTCTGAATATCTCTTTGATTTTTCCAGAAGGAGACGAGCGCCTGACTATCACGGAAGGGTATCAGCGGATGCATCATTTAATTGAACAAACTTTCAAGTCTTACGGGAAATCCATCGATGCGATTGAAATACCCGATTCTTACTGCCCTGGAGATTATGATTTGAGTATTGATGGCAAAAAAATTGCCGGTATCTCTCAGCGTCGAATCAAAGGCGGTATCGCCATCATGATTTATATCAGTGTTACTGGAGATCAGAATGCACGTGGAAATCTTATTCGCACGTTTTATGAAAAAGGACTGTCCGGTACTAAAACGAAATGGACATTCCCGAATGTACGACCTTCATCAATGACGACTTTGGAAGAAGTTTTCGGAATACCTTTTTCTCTTGTTCAAGTAAAACAAAGCATAACGATGACCATACAGAAACTTACAACACAGCTGAGTTTGGGTCAATATGATAAAGATCTTGAAAAAAACTACCTCGAAGGTATGGAAAAGATGAAGAAAAGAAATGAAAAAGTCCTGTGA
- a CDS encoding DUF1934 domain-containing protein, whose amino-acid sequence MPSKELTNGMPAEIFMESSYVQNGETHHHVFEEKGRVIYINNSYYIRYEEKIDGESMVPVTVKINPNGTVNLIRRGEYMTRLTFSSEEITETQYKTAAGIMPIRVETQDLKISYYDRPFAGRVSADYVLYFNEERLGSYQIRLRFTT is encoded by the coding sequence GTGCCTTCAAAAGAATTAACGAACGGAATGCCTGCAGAAATCTTTATGGAAAGTTCCTACGTACAAAACGGGGAAACACACCATCATGTTTTTGAGGAAAAAGGCCGAGTGATTTATATAAACAATAGCTATTATATTAGATATGAAGAAAAAATTGATGGAGAATCAATGGTCCCGGTTACGGTGAAAATTAATCCAAACGGAACGGTTAATCTGATCCGACGAGGAGAATATATGACGCGTCTTACATTCAGTAGTGAAGAAATAACAGAGACGCAATACAAGACAGCTGCTGGCATCATGCCGATTCGAGTAGAGACACAAGACTTGAAGATCAGCTACTATGATCGCCCGTTCGCTGGTAGAGTATCTGCAGATTATGTTCTTTATTTCAACGAAGAACGACTAGGTTCTTATCAAATTAGATTGCGTTTTACAACGTGA
- the rpoE gene encoding DNA-directed RNA polymerase subunit delta, which produces MELKQFDGQSKDELAMVDVAHAILEQTGQVTNYNDLLVQVAEYLNIDDNELEAEMIQFYTDLNIDGRFISLGSNRWGLRSWYPIDSIDEEITHDNDEEDEKPRRRNRKGFDDEIEVFEDDEEDVEEDVVEFGDRVDVDEHGVMVDDEDEENLGEYKADLEDLGDDDDDDENIAGLSVVDDEDVLGDDDEEE; this is translated from the coding sequence TTGGAACTCAAACAATTCGATGGACAATCAAAAGATGAATTAGCAATGGTAGACGTAGCGCACGCTATTTTGGAACAGACTGGGCAAGTAACAAATTACAATGATTTACTCGTGCAAGTTGCAGAATATTTAAACATCGATGACAATGAACTGGAAGCAGAAATGATCCAGTTCTATACTGATTTGAATATCGATGGTCGTTTCATTTCTTTAGGTTCTAACCGCTGGGGACTTCGCAGCTGGTATCCAATCGATTCAATCGATGAAGAAATCACACACGACAATGATGAAGAAGATGAAAAACCACGTCGTAGAAACCGTAAAGGCTTCGATGATGAAATCGAAGTGTTCGAAGATGATGAAGAGGATGTTGAAGAAGATGTCGTTGAATTCGGAGACCGTGTAGATGTTGATGAGCACGGCGTCATGGTAGACGACGAAGATGAAGAAAATCTTGGCGAATACAAAGCAGACTTGGAAGATCTTGGCGATGATGATGATGATGATGAAAATATCGCAGGACTTTCTGTTGTTGACGACGAAGACGTTTTAGGCGATGACGACGAAGAAGAGTAA
- a CDS encoding CTP synthase, producing MTKYIFVTGGVVSSIGKGIAAASLGRLLKNRGLKVTIQKFDPYINVDPGTMSPYQHGEVFVTDDGAETDLDLGHYERFIDINLNQYSNVTTGKVYSEVLNKERRGDYLGATVQVIPHITNEIKQKIMRAAQTTDSDIIITEVGGTVGDIESLPFLEALRQMKSEVGSDNVMYIHTTLIPYLKAAGEMKTKPTQHSVKELRSLGIQPNLLIVRTEYPLDQHTKDKLALFTDVDSKAVIESLDVETLYTIPLNLQKQNMDQIVVDHLKLDVPQADMTEWKKLEEKVQNLKHTTRVAIVGKYVELPDAYLSVVEALKHAGYAVDSDIEIKWVNAEKLTPSELMSQLEDVDGILVPGGFGSRGLEGKLLAIQHARENKIPYFGICLGMQLATIEYARNVAMIEGAGSAEVDPTIEHNIIDLMPDQKDVVEMGGTLRLGLYPCKLERNTVTAAAYGNQEVVQERHRHRYEFNNEYREILEEKGLIFSGVSPDNRLVEIIEVPDHPFFVGCQFHPEFISRPDRPQPLFAAFVEKSLENALSK from the coding sequence ATGACAAAATATATTTTTGTAACAGGCGGCGTAGTTTCTTCAATTGGTAAAGGGATCGCAGCAGCTTCCCTTGGAAGACTACTGAAAAACAGAGGACTTAAAGTAACGATTCAGAAATTCGACCCGTATATCAATGTGGATCCGGGAACAATGAGTCCATATCAGCACGGAGAAGTTTTTGTAACAGATGATGGAGCAGAAACGGATTTGGACTTAGGTCACTACGAACGTTTCATCGACATCAATCTAAATCAGTACTCAAACGTCACAACCGGTAAAGTTTATTCAGAAGTTCTAAACAAAGAAAGACGTGGAGATTACCTTGGAGCAACTGTTCAAGTTATCCCGCACATTACAAATGAGATCAAACAAAAAATTATGCGTGCTGCGCAAACAACAGACTCAGATATCATTATTACAGAAGTAGGCGGAACAGTTGGAGATATCGAATCTCTTCCATTCCTAGAAGCTTTGCGTCAAATGAAGAGCGAAGTGGGTTCGGATAACGTGATGTACATTCATACAACGTTGATTCCTTATTTGAAAGCAGCAGGAGAAATGAAAACTAAACCAACACAACACAGTGTAAAAGAATTGCGTAGTTTAGGGATTCAACCAAACTTGCTGATCGTCAGAACAGAATATCCACTTGACCAGCATACAAAAGATAAACTAGCTTTGTTTACAGATGTAGATTCTAAAGCCGTTATCGAATCGCTAGATGTAGAAACACTTTACACGATTCCATTGAATCTGCAAAAACAGAACATGGATCAAATCGTTGTGGATCATCTTAAACTAGATGTTCCTCAAGCAGACATGACTGAATGGAAGAAACTAGAAGAAAAAGTTCAGAACCTAAAACATACAACACGTGTAGCCATTGTTGGTAAATATGTTGAGTTGCCGGATGCTTACTTGTCTGTAGTAGAAGCATTGAAACATGCAGGATACGCTGTTGATTCTGATATTGAAATCAAATGGGTGAATGCTGAGAAATTAACACCTTCTGAATTGATGAGTCAATTAGAAGATGTAGATGGTATTTTAGTACCAGGTGGGTTTGGATCAAGAGGTCTCGAAGGGAAATTACTTGCCATTCAGCATGCTCGAGAAAACAAAATTCCTTACTTTGGTATTTGTTTAGGTATGCAACTAGCGACAATAGAATATGCACGTAATGTAGCGATGATTGAGGGTGCTGGTTCAGCAGAAGTAGATCCAACAATAGAGCATAACATCATCGATTTAATGCCTGATCAAAAAGATGTTGTAGAAATGGGTGGAACTTTAAGGTTAGGACTTTACCCATGTAAGTTAGAGAGAAACACGGTAACAGCAGCAGCTTACGGTAATCAAGAAGTTGTTCAAGAACGCCACAGACATCGCTATGAATTCAATAATGAATACAGAGAGATTCTTGAAGAAAAAGGCTTAATCTTCTCAGGGGTTTCTCCAGACAACCGTCTTGTTGAAATTATCGAAGTTCCGGATCACCCATTCTTTGTAGGTTGCCAGTTCCATCCTGAATTTATTTCTAGACCAGACAGACCACAACCATTGTTTGCAGCATTCGTAGAGAAATCTTTGGAGAATGCGTTAAGTAAATAA
- the fba gene encoding class II fructose-1,6-bisphosphate aldolase, translating to MTRLVSMTEMLNKALEGKYAVGQFNINNLEWIQAILTAAQEEKSPVILGVSEGAGKYMGGFTVVTAMVNALMEEMDITVPVAVHLDHGSSLETCTAAIEAGFSSVMIDNSKFPIDENIEATKKVVEYAHSKGASVEAEVGSVGGNEDGVIGNVTYADAQECKRMVTEAGIDALAAALGSVHGDYVGEPQLGFDEMKEISELTGAPLVLHGGSGIPTHQIKKAIEYGHTKINVNTELQQVWTKRTREVLANDDKVYDPRKVIGPGKENITATTKAKMQEFGSSNQG from the coding sequence ATGACTCGTTTAGTGAGTATGACAGAAATGTTGAACAAAGCCCTAGAAGGTAAGTATGCTGTAGGCCAATTCAACATCAATAACTTAGAATGGATTCAAGCTATTCTAACAGCAGCTCAGGAAGAAAAATCTCCAGTAATCTTGGGAGTTTCTGAAGGAGCAGGAAAATACATGGGTGGATTTACAGTAGTAACTGCAATGGTTAATGCTTTGATGGAAGAAATGGACATCACTGTACCAGTAGCGGTTCACTTGGATCACGGTTCTTCATTAGAAACATGTACGGCTGCAATCGAAGCTGGATTCTCTTCAGTAATGATTGACAACTCTAAATTCCCAATCGATGAAAACATCGAAGCAACTAAAAAAGTTGTAGAATACGCACACTCTAAAGGCGCTTCTGTAGAAGCTGAAGTTGGTTCTGTAGGCGGAAACGAAGATGGCGTTATCGGTAACGTAACATATGCTGATGCACAAGAATGTAAACGTATGGTAACTGAAGCTGGAATCGATGCTTTAGCTGCTGCTTTAGGTTCAGTTCACGGAGACTACGTTGGCGAACCTCAACTAGGATTCGACGAAATGAAAGAAATTTCTGAGTTAACTGGTGCACCTTTAGTATTACACGGTGGATCTGGTATCCCAACTCACCAAATCAAAAAAGCAATCGAATATGGTCACACTAAAATTAACGTTAACACTGAATTGCAACAAGTATGGACTAAACGTACGCGTGAAGTTCTAGCTAACGACGATAAAGTTTACGATCCACGTAAAGTTATCGGACCTGGTAAAGAAAACATTACAGCTACTACTAAAGCTAAAATGCAAGAATTTGGTTCTTCTAACCAAGGTTAA
- a CDS encoding biotin transporter BioY: MKNQSTKDLIQIALLTSMLSVASVFVIPIGPVPITLQVFFFLLIPALIGRLKGALTMCLYMLLGLIGFPVFAGGTGGFQSILSPAFGYIIGAILVSLVVGRLHKRSASTIEMLGTMFIGIIVLYIVGMSYQYFIMNQVLETAISWQTIIVTNVTAFLPIDMIKAFTAGLVYQRLEAVLVRTV, encoded by the coding sequence TTGAAAAACCAATCAACAAAAGACCTCATTCAAATTGCGCTACTAACATCGATGCTTTCAGTCGCATCTGTATTCGTTATTCCAATTGGCCCTGTCCCTATCACTTTGCAGGTATTCTTTTTCCTGTTGATTCCAGCTCTAATCGGTAGATTGAAAGGCGCTTTAACAATGTGCCTTTACATGTTACTAGGTTTAATTGGATTCCCAGTGTTCGCTGGAGGAACAGGCGGGTTTCAGAGTATACTGTCTCCGGCTTTTGGATATATTATTGGAGCCATTCTCGTTAGTCTGGTTGTAGGTAGACTGCACAAAAGAAGCGCATCAACAATTGAAATGCTTGGAACAATGTTTATAGGTATCATTGTGCTTTATATTGTCGGCATGAGCTATCAGTATTTTATTATGAATCAAGTTCTCGAAACAGCGATTTCTTGGCAGACAATCATCGTGACCAATGTCACAGCTTTTTTACCTATAGACATGATCAAAGCCTTTACAGCAGGACTCGTATACCAGAGGCTTGAAGCAGTATTGGTACGAACGGTCTAA
- a CDS encoding UDP-N-acetylglucosamine 1-carboxyvinyltransferase — protein sequence MKKIMINGGNKLTGEVTISGAKNSAVALIPAAILADSPVTLEGVPNIQDVHSLIEILNQMNVKTDFDGSTLVIDPSEMVSIPMPSGKIKSLRASYYFMGALLTKFGQGVVGLPGGCFLGPRPIDQHLKGFRSLGATVENELGAMYLKTDESGLTASRIYFDVVSIGATINIMLAAVKAKGRTIIENAAREPEIIDVATLLNNMGAKIRGAGTDIIRIDGVEEMHGCRHTVIPDRIEAGTYLIMAAAAGKDVLVKNVIVEHIEGLIAKMDEMGVPMEIGEDSVRVFEPTEKLKGVSIKTLPYPGFATDLQQPFTPLLMMAEGNSTIVDTIYPKRVKHIPELNRMGAAARVTSDTILIEGASSLEGAQVEASDLRAGACLMIAGLIAEGETEITGVENILRGYSHIIEKMTALGADIRMEEVTVTK from the coding sequence ATGAAAAAAATAATGATAAACGGTGGAAATAAATTAACCGGCGAAGTAACCATTTCAGGTGCTAAAAACAGTGCAGTAGCTTTAATACCAGCAGCCATATTAGCAGATTCTCCTGTCACACTAGAAGGGGTTCCAAATATTCAAGATGTGCACTCATTAATTGAAATTTTAAATCAAATGAACGTAAAAACAGATTTTGACGGATCGACGTTAGTCATTGACCCTTCAGAGATGGTGTCTATTCCGATGCCAAGCGGTAAAATCAAAAGTCTACGTGCATCCTACTATTTCATGGGTGCACTACTGACTAAATTCGGCCAAGGTGTCGTAGGACTTCCAGGTGGCTGTTTCTTAGGACCTCGTCCGATCGATCAGCATCTTAAAGGATTTCGTTCACTCGGAGCAACTGTTGAAAACGAACTAGGTGCCATGTACTTGAAAACAGACGAATCAGGCCTGACAGCTTCAAGAATCTATTTTGACGTCGTTTCAATCGGAGCAACGATCAATATCATGCTAGCTGCTGTAAAAGCAAAAGGCAGAACGATTATTGAAAATGCTGCCCGCGAACCTGAGATTATTGATGTAGCAACATTATTAAACAACATGGGTGCAAAAATTAGAGGTGCCGGAACAGATATCATCCGTATCGATGGTGTTGAAGAAATGCATGGATGTCGTCATACAGTAATTCCTGACCGTATCGAAGCGGGAACTTACTTGATCATGGCAGCAGCAGCTGGAAAAGATGTGCTAGTGAAGAATGTCATCGTAGAACACATCGAAGGTTTGATTGCGAAAATGGATGAAATGGGTGTTCCAATGGAAATCGGAGAAGACTCCGTACGCGTTTTTGAACCGACAGAGAAACTGAAAGGTGTCTCGATCAAGACCTTGCCGTATCCTGGTTTCGCTACCGATCTTCAACAACCATTTACACCTCTATTAATGATGGCTGAAGGAAATTCTACTATTGTAGATACCATTTATCCTAAGCGCGTCAAACATATCCCTGAATTGAATCGCATGGGTGCAGCAGCAAGAGTTACGAGCGATACGATATTGATCGAAGGGGCTTCTAGTTTAGAGGGCGCACAAGTTGAAGCAAGTGATCTAAGAGCGGGTGCTTGTTTGATGATAGCTGGACTGATTGCTGAAGGTGAGACGGAAATCACTGGTGTGGAGAACATCTTACGTGGATATTCGCATATTATTGAAAAAATGACAGCCTTAGGCGCTGACATTCGAATGGAAGAAGTAACAGTAACAAAATAG
- the rho gene encoding transcription termination factor Rho yields the protein MANILTFKDLQQKTLKEIYELAKNLKIPYYSQMNKKELSLAVIRVQEEKQGYFQVSGVLDKIYTQDFGFLRPINYSHSNEDIYISASQMTRFGLRNGDKITGTARPPKSGERYYGLMNVRQVNGKNPEEARERPHFPALTPLYPDRRINLESTPKELSARMLDLIAPIGFGQRGLIVAPPKVGKTTILKEIANGIKHNHPEVELIVLLIDERPEEVTDLERSIDGEVVHSTFDQQPQNHVKVSELVLERARRLVEDKQDVVILMDSITRLARAYNLVEQPSGRTLSGGIDPAALYRPKRFFGSARNVEEGGSLTIVATALVDTGSRMDDVIYEEFKGTGNMELHLSRELAERRIYPAIDIKRSSTRKEDMLLTKEQYEAVYKLRRGMRNDTYDYTDQFIKTLGRYKKNEEFVQKMLTQK from the coding sequence GTGGCGAATATTTTAACATTTAAAGATTTACAGCAGAAGACATTGAAGGAAATCTATGAGCTAGCTAAAAACCTTAAAATTCCGTATTATAGTCAAATGAATAAAAAAGAGTTATCTTTGGCTGTCATTCGTGTACAGGAAGAAAAACAGGGATACTTCCAGGTTTCTGGAGTGCTAGATAAAATTTATACTCAAGACTTCGGGTTTCTTCGACCGATCAATTATTCTCACAGTAATGAAGATATTTATATTTCTGCTTCTCAAATGACGCGTTTCGGATTAAGAAACGGAGATAAAATTACCGGTACAGCAAGACCACCAAAATCCGGAGAGCGCTACTATGGCTTAATGAATGTTCGTCAAGTAAATGGAAAAAATCCGGAAGAAGCACGAGAAAGACCGCATTTTCCAGCGTTGACGCCACTTTATCCTGACAGACGAATCAACCTCGAATCGACTCCAAAAGAATTATCAGCACGTATGCTCGATCTGATTGCACCGATTGGTTTTGGTCAGCGTGGATTGATTGTAGCGCCACCTAAAGTAGGAAAGACTACGATACTCAAAGAGATTGCTAATGGAATCAAGCACAATCATCCAGAGGTGGAATTGATTGTATTGCTGATTGACGAACGTCCAGAAGAGGTTACAGATCTTGAGCGTAGTATTGACGGAGAAGTGGTGCACTCAACCTTTGACCAACAGCCACAGAACCACGTGAAAGTCAGTGAGCTTGTACTAGAACGTGCCCGTAGGCTGGTAGAAGATAAACAAGATGTCGTCATATTGATGGACAGCATCACAAGACTGGCACGTGCTTATAATTTGGTTGAACAACCAAGTGGTCGTACATTAAGTGGAGGGATTGATCCTGCTGCGCTTTATCGACCTAAGCGCTTTTTCGGTTCTGCTAGAAATGTAGAAGAAGGTGGTAGTCTAACAATCGTAGCTACTGCGCTTGTGGATACAGGAAGCAGAATGGATGATGTCATTTATGAAGAATTCAAAGGTACCGGTAATATGGAATTGCATCTGTCAAGAGAGCTTGCCGAGAGAAGAATCTATCCGGCGATCGACATCAAACGTTCAAGTACTCGAAAAGAAGATATGCTACTGACAAAAGAACAATATGAAGCAGTCTATAAATTAAGACGGGGTATGAGGAACGACACGTACGACTATACGGATCAGTTTATCAAAACACTAGGTAGATATAAGAAAAACGAAGAATTTGTACAGAAAATGCTGACTCAGAAATAA
- a CDS encoding type B 50S ribosomal protein L31, producing the protein MKKEIHPTYHQVVFMDTTTGFKFLSGSTKASNETVEWEDGKEYPLIRMEITSDSHPFYTGRQKFAQADGRIDRFNKKYGMDEA; encoded by the coding sequence ATGAAAAAAGAAATCCATCCAACATATCATCAAGTCGTTTTTATGGACACTACTACAGGATTTAAATTCTTGTCTGGTTCTACAAAAGCATCTAACGAAACAGTAGAATGGGAAGACGGAAAAGAATATCCATTAATTCGTATGGAGATTACTTCTGACTCACATCCTTTCTATACTGGTCGTCAAAAATTTGCTCAAGCAGATGGACGTATCGACCGTTTCAACAAAAAATACGGTATGGACGAAGCATAA
- a CDS encoding D-alanine--D-alanine ligase yields the protein MNIFLVYGGKSAEHDISILSAYSILKEIYYNYYKVTPVFITREGKWLRGEEITDPDQLKSSEDLIFNDSGNEMQFNEIPKENSIVFPVLHGPNGEDGTVQGLLEVLEIPYVGAGVLASATGMDKIISKILFKEAGLPIVPYHEVKVNEWRVHQDVVIEEAEAKLSYPMFIKPSNMGSSVGITQATNREGLVQAIAKAFEYDRRVLVEKGIQAREIEVAVLGNEDVNTSVPGELVKEQQFYDYESKYLSNDVVPQIPAELPEDITKTLREYAAKAFIAIDGSGLTRVDFFLTNDNEIYINEVNTFPGFTDFSMYPRLWENTGLAYKDLIEELIQLGLRRFKARQGQALKDR from the coding sequence ATGAATATATTTCTAGTTTATGGAGGGAAAAGTGCAGAGCACGATATTTCTATTTTATCGGCCTACTCTATTCTGAAAGAAATCTATTACAATTATTATAAAGTTACCCCAGTTTTTATCACTCGAGAAGGCAAGTGGTTGAGAGGCGAAGAGATAACAGATCCAGACCAGCTGAAATCCAGTGAAGATTTAATCTTCAATGATTCTGGAAATGAAATGCAGTTCAATGAAATACCAAAAGAGAATTCAATCGTTTTCCCAGTCTTGCACGGACCAAATGGCGAAGACGGAACTGTTCAAGGGTTACTTGAAGTACTAGAGATCCCTTATGTCGGCGCCGGTGTATTAGCAAGTGCTACGGGTATGGACAAAATTATTAGTAAGATTCTTTTCAAAGAAGCTGGATTACCAATTGTTCCTTATCACGAAGTCAAAGTAAATGAGTGGCGTGTCCATCAAGATGTAGTGATAGAAGAAGCGGAAGCTAAATTGTCGTACCCAATGTTTATTAAACCGTCGAATATGGGTTCAAGTGTTGGCATTACACAAGCAACGAATAGAGAAGGGTTGGTGCAAGCAATTGCAAAAGCCTTCGAATACGACAGAAGAGTGCTTGTAGAAAAAGGCATACAAGCCCGTGAAATAGAAGTTGCAGTGCTGGGAAATGAAGATGTCAATACTTCAGTACCAGGGGAACTAGTGAAAGAGCAGCAGTTTTATGATTACGAGTCTAAATATCTATCGAATGACGTCGTACCGCAAATACCTGCAGAACTACCTGAAGATATCACTAAAACATTAAGAGAATATGCGGCCAAAGCATTTATAGCAATTGATGGAAGTGGATTGACTAGAGTCGACTTTTTCCTGACGAATGACAATGAAATTTATATTAATGAAGTCAATACATTCCCTGGATTCACAGACTTCAGTATGTATCCTAGATTATGGGAAAATACAGGACTAGCTTACAAAGATTTAATTGAAGAATTGATCCAGCTTGGATTACGTCGCTTTAAAGCAAGACAAGGTCAAGCCTTAAAAGATCGTTAA
- the murF gene encoding UDP-N-acetylmuramoyl-tripeptide--D-alanyl-D-alanine ligase yields MTKWTLSEIAEATEGVVYYAKDETIKIKEVSFDSRNLSEGSLFVPLVAERNGHEYITSAIENGASATFWSDPIEKAPKDIPVILVKDTLTALQEFSKWYLKKVHPKVVGVTGSNGKTTTKDMIAAVASAKFKTHKTVGNFNNHIGLPYTILEMPEDTEVAVLEMGMSQAQEIHALSVLAEPDIAVITMIGESHIEFFGAKSGIADAKLEIVDGLKADGTLIYLGEEPLLSQRIEKMNAVKTRTFGKTDKEDLYSINIEPDVKSTKFSVNLVPELTITLPTPGEYNVQNALAALSVGLELGIEIEASAEKLEHFQLTKNRLEWLEGFNGAQLLNDAYNASPSSMKAVLNYFSNIEVKGQKMVVLGDILELGSLSKSLHKSVAESIDAKSIDHLVLYGDEMGVVYEQVKEQFSAENIRYFSGDKKPMIDYLRKTIQKNDMVLLKSSLGTGILGVVEELKRK; encoded by the coding sequence ATGACAAAATGGACATTAAGCGAAATAGCAGAAGCAACAGAGGGTGTCGTCTATTACGCTAAAGACGAAACGATCAAAATCAAAGAAGTATCTTTTGACTCAAGAAATCTTTCAGAAGGAAGCTTATTCGTGCCGCTCGTAGCTGAAAGAAATGGGCATGAATATATTACTAGTGCCATTGAAAACGGAGCGAGTGCAACGTTTTGGAGCGATCCGATAGAAAAAGCGCCCAAAGATATACCCGTTATTTTAGTGAAAGATACGTTAACAGCTTTACAAGAATTCTCGAAATGGTATTTGAAAAAAGTTCATCCTAAAGTGGTTGGTGTGACAGGAAGTAACGGTAAGACAACGACAAAAGATATGATTGCCGCGGTTGCGTCAGCCAAATTCAAAACACATAAAACAGTTGGGAACTTCAATAACCATATTGGACTTCCTTATACCATTTTAGAAATGCCGGAAGATACGGAAGTAGCTGTTTTGGAAATGGGCATGAGTCAAGCTCAAGAAATCCACGCGCTTTCAGTATTAGCTGAGCCAGACATTGCTGTTATCACAATGATAGGAGAATCTCACATTGAGTTCTTTGGGGCAAAGTCTGGTATAGCAGATGCGAAACTGGAAATAGTGGATGGTCTAAAAGCAGACGGAACCTTGATTTATCTTGGAGAAGAACCTTTACTCTCGCAACGAATAGAAAAAATGAATGCAGTTAAAACGAGAACTTTTGGGAAAACGGATAAAGAAGATCTGTATTCAATAAATATAGAGCCCGACGTTAAATCAACCAAATTTTCAGTTAATCTGGTTCCAGAGTTGACGATTACGTTACCGACTCCGGGTGAGTATAATGTTCAAAATGCATTAGCTGCTTTATCTGTCGGGTTGGAGCTAGGAATCGAGATTGAAGCAAGCGCCGAAAAACTCGAACACTTCCAGTTGACTAAAAATCGTCTAGAGTGGCTAGAAGGATTTAACGGAGCGCAACTCTTGAATGATGCTTACAATGCAAGTCCCTCTTCAATGAAAGCTGTATTGAATTATTTTTCCAATATAGAAGTCAAAGGACAAAAAATGGTTGTTCTAGGAGATATATTGGAACTTGGAAGTTTATCTAAATCCTTGCACAAAAGTGTAGCGGAATCTATTGATGCAAAGTCCATCGATCATCTAGTCTTGTATGGCGATGAAATGGGTGTTGTATACGAACAAGTAAAAGAACAGTTCAGTGCGGAGAATATCCGATACTTTTCAGGAGATAAAAAACCAATGATAGATTACCTGAGAAAGACTATACAAAAGAACGATATGGTCTTGCTGAAATCAAGCTTAGGAACAGGTATACTCGGCGTTGTAGAAGAATTAAAACGTAAATAG